One region of Aminobacterium colombiense DSM 12261 genomic DNA includes:
- a CDS encoding sodium ion-translocating decarboxylase subunit beta, producing the protein MGFIFEGIASITIQQGVMISLGLLLIYLAVVKEYEPALLLPMGFGTILVNIPLTSALTQIVAGVSHPGALSLLFDIGISTELFPLLIFIAVGAMIDFTPLFQSPLTALFGFTAQAGIFLTMGLALLFGFNLNEAASIGIIGAADGPTSIYVSSRFAPHLLGPISVAAYSYMALVPLIQPPVIKLLTTSEERRIPMTYTEKPVSKTVKVLFPLAVTLGAGILAPASVSLIGFLMFGNLLRESGVVDRLAKGAQNELANIVTILLGLGISATLTADRFLQPSTLAILAMGLVAFILDTAVGVLSARFMNRFLSRKINPMIGAAGISAFPMAARVAQRMAYNEDKNVFILMPAVAANVSGQIGSVLAGGLLLALLG; encoded by the coding sequence TTGGGATTTATTTTCGAAGGCATTGCGTCGATAACAATTCAGCAAGGGGTCATGATAAGCTTGGGATTATTGCTTATCTATCTGGCAGTGGTGAAAGAGTATGAGCCAGCCTTACTTCTTCCCATGGGTTTTGGAACTATCCTTGTAAACATCCCTCTTACATCGGCTCTGACACAAATTGTTGCAGGGGTTTCTCATCCTGGAGCGTTGTCATTGCTCTTTGATATAGGAATTTCTACCGAACTTTTTCCCCTTCTCATTTTTATAGCAGTAGGGGCCATGATCGACTTTACCCCCCTTTTCCAGTCCCCACTTACGGCTCTTTTTGGTTTCACAGCCCAGGCAGGGATTTTCTTGACCATGGGATTAGCTCTGCTTTTCGGGTTCAATTTGAACGAAGCGGCTTCCATAGGAATTATAGGCGCTGCTGATGGTCCCACTTCTATCTATGTTTCATCCCGTTTCGCTCCCCATCTCCTTGGCCCAATTTCTGTGGCGGCATATTCGTATATGGCTCTTGTCCCTCTTATTCAGCCTCCAGTCATCAAGCTGCTTACAACATCAGAAGAACGCCGCATTCCTATGACCTACACAGAAAAACCCGTTTCAAAAACAGTGAAAGTGCTCTTCCCTCTTGCTGTTACTCTTGGGGCAGGAATATTAGCTCCAGCCTCTGTTTCCCTCATTGGCTTCCTTATGTTTGGCAATCTTCTTCGGGAAAGCGGGGTCGTTGACCGTCTCGCCAAGGGAGCTCAAAACGAACTGGCTAACATTGTAACAATCCTTCTCGGCCTGGGTATTTCCGCTACTCTGACTGCCGACCGTTTTTTGCAGCCTTCAACCCTTGCCATCCTTGCCATGGGACTCGTTGCCTTTATCCTTGATACAGCCGTAGGAGTGCTGTCCGCGCGCTTCATGAACCGCTTCCTTTCTCGAAAGATCAACCCTATGATCGGGGCGGCAGGCATTTCCGCCTTCCCTATGGCAGCGCGGGTGGCTCAGAGGATGGCCTATAATGAAGACAAGAATGTCTTTATTCTTATGCCGGCTGTGGCGGCGA
- a CDS encoding DUF362 domain-containing protein, whose amino-acid sequence MVTITLMKQNTYEETSLRQKIEDIFQFHFDKGNPIRPGDIILLKPNLLSASSPEKRITTDPAIVKTAAKAVLDRLGKPVIGDSPGLDRFPSVAEKTGMKAVADELGIPIVELTDPIPAPVSSSARFHRIDLARLALEADLIINLPKLKTHAQMLLTLGVKNLFGTVVGQQKASWHYNVGLNRDLFAELHLDIYQALPSSFTILDGIWCMEGHGPGNGTPRFLGLLAASEDAVNLDIAISRILHATPESFPLYRAAERRNLIVSSPCIFFTHDTPESFAFNDFDIPHLDSLHLIPAFLDIFSKRFLVSRPVQNPDLCIRCRKCEEICAAHAVILDSNGKLHFNYNKCIRCFCCQEVCPNNAIEFQKGALLKLMDSFKK is encoded by the coding sequence ATGGTTACTATTACGCTTATGAAGCAAAACACCTATGAAGAAACATCGTTGCGACAGAAGATAGAGGATATTTTTCAGTTCCATTTTGATAAGGGAAATCCCATCCGCCCAGGTGATATTATTCTATTAAAACCCAACCTTCTTTCTGCTTCTTCCCCTGAAAAGAGAATTACTACAGACCCCGCAATTGTGAAAACGGCGGCAAAGGCTGTTCTCGACAGGTTAGGCAAGCCTGTCATAGGAGATAGTCCCGGGCTTGACCGTTTTCCTTCCGTAGCAGAGAAAACCGGCATGAAAGCTGTGGCCGATGAGCTTGGCATTCCTATAGTAGAACTGACAGATCCCATACCCGCACCTGTTTCTTCCTCTGCCCGTTTCCACCGTATTGATCTGGCGCGGCTTGCATTAGAAGCAGACCTTATTATTAATCTGCCTAAACTTAAGACCCACGCTCAAATGCTTCTCACTTTAGGGGTAAAAAATCTATTCGGCACAGTTGTAGGTCAGCAGAAAGCTTCATGGCATTACAATGTCGGACTTAATCGAGACCTTTTTGCTGAACTTCATCTTGACATCTATCAGGCCCTCCCTTCCTCCTTTACAATTCTTGACGGCATCTGGTGCATGGAAGGGCATGGGCCAGGGAACGGAACCCCACGGTTTTTAGGTCTTCTCGCAGCATCAGAAGATGCAGTTAATCTCGATATTGCAATTAGCCGCATTCTTCACGCAACTCCCGAATCCTTTCCCTTATACAGAGCCGCAGAGCGGAGAAACCTTATTGTCAGCAGCCCCTGTATCTTTTTTACCCACGATACGCCAGAATCCTTTGCCTTTAATGATTTTGATATACCTCATCTTGACTCTCTTCACCTGATCCCGGCTTTTCTTGATATTTTCTCGAAACGCTTTCTTGTTTCTCGACCGGTTCAAAATCCCGACCTGTGCATTCGATGCCGAAAATGTGAAGAAATTTGTGCCGCCCATGCCGTCATTCTGGATTCGAACGGGAAACTCCATTTTAATTACAACAAATGCATTCGCTGTTTCTGCTGCCAGGAAGTATGCCCTAATAACGCCATAGAATTTCAAAAAGGGGCCCTTCTTAAATTGATGGATAGTTTTAAAAAATAG
- a CDS encoding hydrogenase maturation protease, whose amino-acid sequence MKVFIAGFGNPFREDDSVGLQLAPQIAEWLEEEGFEVNLWIGQQLLPELAYDLEGAEIALFIDADMRELPEGYMLENVLSDAALEGLNIHSMGPAWLLSLMDRLEIPKPEAWLLSISGYSFDFSETLTEQCSLNAHKAEEAFKKWWKQRKGGSSCVK is encoded by the coding sequence ATGAAGGTATTCATCGCAGGATTTGGAAATCCTTTTCGTGAAGATGATAGTGTCGGGTTGCAACTTGCCCCCCAAATTGCAGAATGGCTTGAAGAAGAAGGATTTGAGGTTAACCTGTGGATAGGCCAGCAACTTCTTCCAGAATTGGCCTATGACCTTGAAGGCGCTGAGATTGCCCTTTTTATAGACGCTGATATGAGAGAACTTCCTGAAGGGTATATGCTGGAAAACGTTTTATCTGACGCAGCCCTCGAAGGATTGAATATACACTCCATGGGACCGGCCTGGCTGCTATCCCTTATGGATCGCCTTGAGATACCAAAACCTGAAGCATGGCTTCTGTCAATATCAGGGTATTCTTTTGATTTCTCAGAAACCCTTACAGAACAATGTTCTCTAAATGCTCACAAAGCTGAAGAAGCTTTTAAAAAATGGTGGAAGCAAAGAAAGGGAGGCTCATCATGTGTAAAGTAA
- a CDS encoding Ni/Fe hydrogenase subunit alpha produces MCAEKAKTIVVNPVSRIEGHGKITVTLNEKGEVHDARFHVTQFRGFEAFTQGRDFREMPVITPRICGICPVSHHLASAKACDAILGVTITPTAHKLRELMHMGQFIQSHALSFFHLSSPDLLFGFDADPAIRNVAGLVAKFPDLAVMGVTMRKFGQEVIKTLGGKKVHPWHSIPGGVNRSLKKEERETILAGIPKIKEDLRKALDLIKNYLAEHGDDAKEFATLETSYLGLVREGNLELYDGRIRLRGPRGRITDEFNSEEYVNFIGEHVEPWSYLKFPFYRPLEFPHGSYRVGPLGRVNACDTISTPEASAELAAFRKLTDDGIVHYTMYYHYARLIEIMYAIERMEELLHDEDIVGSELRITSNSLQPEGIGVIEAPRGTLIHHYQVNEKGAITKVNLIVATGHNNYAMNKGVELVAKKYIHGESVEEGVLNRMEHVIRCYDPCLSCSTHAVGRMPLKLTVVDVNGREIRTIEKH; encoded by the coding sequence ATGTGTGCAGAAAAAGCAAAAACCATTGTTGTTAATCCTGTCTCCCGTATAGAGGGACATGGAAAGATCACGGTGACTTTAAATGAAAAGGGTGAAGTTCATGACGCTCGCTTTCATGTCACTCAGTTCAGGGGATTCGAGGCCTTTACCCAGGGACGGGATTTTCGGGAAATGCCTGTTATTACCCCTCGTATTTGCGGCATTTGCCCGGTAAGCCACCATTTGGCTTCTGCGAAGGCATGTGACGCTATTCTAGGTGTCACCATAACACCTACAGCCCATAAGCTTCGTGAGCTTATGCATATGGGGCAGTTCATTCAGTCCCATGCCCTTTCTTTCTTCCACCTTTCGAGTCCGGACCTGCTTTTTGGCTTTGATGCAGATCCAGCCATACGAAATGTGGCCGGTTTGGTCGCTAAATTCCCGGATTTGGCGGTTATGGGTGTGACCATGCGCAAATTTGGGCAGGAAGTTATAAAAACTCTTGGTGGAAAAAAAGTCCATCCATGGCATAGTATTCCCGGCGGCGTGAACCGCAGTCTGAAAAAAGAAGAACGGGAAACCATTCTGGCGGGGATCCCTAAAATTAAGGAAGACCTCCGCAAGGCACTTGATCTGATCAAAAACTATCTGGCAGAACATGGAGATGACGCAAAGGAGTTTGCCACTCTGGAGACCTCCTATCTTGGCCTAGTTCGCGAAGGAAACCTTGAACTGTACGATGGCCGCATTCGTTTGCGGGGGCCAAGGGGACGTATTACTGATGAATTTAACTCCGAAGAATACGTGAACTTTATTGGCGAGCACGTGGAACCTTGGAGTTATCTGAAGTTCCCCTTCTACAGACCGCTGGAATTTCCCCACGGAAGTTACAGGGTTGGACCTTTGGGACGTGTCAATGCTTGCGATACAATCTCTACTCCAGAGGCTTCTGCCGAATTGGCGGCTTTTAGAAAGCTGACAGATGATGGCATAGTGCACTATACTATGTATTATCACTACGCCAGATTAATTGAGATCATGTATGCAATTGAGCGTATGGAAGAGCTTCTTCACGATGAAGATATTGTAGGAAGCGAACTTAGGATCACATCTAACAGCCTTCAGCCTGAAGGTATCGGTGTCATTGAAGCACCTCGCGGAACCTTGATTCACCACTATCAGGTGAACGAGAAAGGTGCCATTACAAAGGTCAATCTCATTGTGGCCACTGGACACAACAACTATGCCATGAATAAGGGCGTAGAGCTTGTGGCGAAAAAGTACATTCATGGGGAATCTGTGGAGGAAGGCGTACTTAACAGAATGGAACATGTCATTCGTTGTTATGACCCATGCCTCTCTTGCTCAACTCATGCAGTGGGCAGAATGCCTTTGAAGCTGACAGTTGTAGATGTAAATGGACGAGAGATCCGTACCATAGAGAAACACTAA
- a CDS encoding hydrogenase → MSKPKVATVWLEACAGCHMSFLDIDERIINLLDLVEITATPITDFKEFPEVTVGVIEGALGNEEEVHLAKEMRKKCKILIAWGDCAVFGGINCMRNFAKVEDVLKEGYINTVSTVNPKGILPGEDIPKLLPHAIPVDYEVKVDVYVPGCPPDADTIYYVFEEILQGRIPKVPVDMMRYD, encoded by the coding sequence ATGTCTAAACCGAAGGTAGCAACAGTCTGGCTTGAGGCATGTGCCGGGTGCCATATGTCTTTCCTCGATATTGATGAACGAATAATAAACCTCCTTGATTTGGTGGAAATAACGGCTACGCCCATAACAGACTTTAAAGAATTCCCTGAAGTAACAGTAGGAGTCATTGAGGGAGCTCTAGGGAACGAAGAGGAAGTACATCTAGCTAAAGAGATGAGAAAAAAGTGCAAAATTCTCATTGCATGGGGAGATTGTGCTGTTTTTGGCGGCATTAACTGTATGAGAAACTTTGCGAAAGTAGAGGATGTCCTCAAAGAGGGGTATATAAATACCGTTTCTACGGTGAACCCAAAAGGTATCCTTCCCGGAGAGGATATTCCTAAGCTATTGCCTCACGCAATCCCTGTGGACTATGAAGTAAAAGTTGATGTATACGTTCCAGGGTGTCCTCCGGATGCGGATACGATCTATTATGTTTTCGAGGAAATATTGCAGGGGCGTATCCCCAAAGTGCCGGTAGACATGATGAGGTACGACTAG
- a CDS encoding molybdopterin-dependent oxidoreductase produces MSEITLNIDGKVCKGTVGDTILDIARKNDVYIPTLCYLEGISAIGSCRMCVVEVEGSNKLLTSCTTPATDGMKIHTQTEKLRAYRLQILELLFAGRNHFCMFCSQSGDCELQRLAIEHGMDKVRYPYLYSDFHNDASDEDLQVDHNRCILCLRCIRVCGEKVGAHTLDLEKRGWNASVVSDLGKVLGESDTCVSCGACAQVCPTGTITIRDFVYRGRRNDCDEVVESICPLCPIGCKIKAYVRTGSVARVEGASIDTPDGGQLCHKGRWWLPESTERERLSVPMVREGSTFREVSWDEALDLVADKLGRAKAANRAGALISGLSTDEELTVLSDFFRKSLKMDKVDCFNGDVLRGFEEGFHPFISQGVQPFTAAHNILDSDAIIVIGADPQNEAPVVASYIRVATVKNGAKLINFSAKDNPFEGITDVDIRISPEVLHGALVSFTEAVAGKEDAENRISSVADLANMKPEEIAIAAKYLADAKKPVVVLGSRLAKHPQIVMEAVNMAITAQGFFEDGLALVPMVLSGNSLGAWNTVLGKKAWLETEYLDFLYVSSTGMVPEDPKSLEAVNKARFVVAHVPYMVSPLVNMADVLLPMPAWYERSGHFCTLEGERRRMNMIVPPKEGLRGLSKIFQDLASRMGVSLATSSSASPCENVFKSHVSPDKAQVVSSEEV; encoded by the coding sequence ATGAGCGAAATAACTCTTAACATTGACGGAAAGGTTTGTAAGGGTACAGTTGGAGATACGATCCTTGATATAGCCCGTAAAAATGATGTCTATATTCCTACCCTTTGTTATTTAGAGGGTATATCAGCTATAGGTTCATGTCGTATGTGTGTCGTGGAAGTGGAAGGAAGCAACAAGCTGCTGACCTCCTGCACTACTCCCGCCACTGACGGCATGAAGATCCATACTCAAACAGAAAAACTGCGAGCCTACAGATTGCAGATACTTGAACTGCTCTTTGCTGGGCGCAACCATTTCTGTATGTTTTGTTCCCAAAGCGGAGATTGCGAGCTGCAGCGTCTTGCCATCGAGCATGGCATGGATAAAGTGAGATATCCCTATCTCTATTCTGATTTTCATAACGACGCTTCCGACGAAGACCTGCAGGTAGACCATAACCGCTGCATTCTTTGCCTTCGCTGCATCAGGGTTTGTGGTGAGAAAGTAGGAGCCCACACCCTTGATCTGGAAAAACGCGGATGGAATGCCAGCGTAGTATCTGATCTGGGGAAAGTCCTTGGTGAGAGCGATACTTGTGTTTCCTGCGGAGCTTGCGCTCAGGTTTGTCCTACAGGAACGATTACAATCCGGGATTTTGTCTATCGTGGACGCCGTAACGATTGTGACGAAGTAGTGGAAAGCATTTGCCCCCTTTGCCCCATAGGCTGCAAAATCAAAGCCTATGTAAGAACAGGAAGTGTTGCCAGAGTCGAAGGGGCTTCAATTGATACTCCTGACGGCGGACAGCTTTGCCACAAAGGCCGCTGGTGGCTTCCTGAATCTACAGAGAGAGAACGTCTCTCTGTGCCCATGGTCCGTGAGGGTTCAACCTTCCGAGAAGTATCATGGGATGAAGCACTTGACCTTGTTGCCGACAAATTGGGGAGGGCCAAGGCCGCAAATAGAGCGGGAGCACTTATATCCGGGCTTTCCACAGATGAAGAGCTCACAGTTCTTTCTGACTTCTTCCGCAAATCCTTGAAGATGGATAAGGTCGATTGCTTCAATGGAGATGTGCTTCGCGGCTTTGAAGAAGGTTTTCACCCATTTATAAGCCAGGGGGTTCAACCGTTTACAGCAGCCCACAACATACTTGATAGCGATGCAATCATAGTCATTGGCGCTGATCCTCAGAATGAAGCCCCTGTCGTTGCCAGTTATATCCGTGTGGCTACGGTGAAAAATGGAGCCAAACTGATCAATTTCTCGGCCAAGGACAATCCCTTCGAAGGGATTACCGATGTGGATATCCGCATTTCTCCCGAAGTCCTTCACGGGGCCCTTGTTTCCTTTACTGAAGCGGTTGCCGGAAAAGAAGATGCGGAGAACAGAATTTCATCAGTAGCGGATCTTGCCAATATGAAACCGGAAGAAATAGCTATAGCCGCTAAATACCTGGCTGATGCCAAAAAGCCGGTTGTTGTTCTTGGTTCAAGACTGGCCAAACACCCTCAGATAGTTATGGAGGCGGTGAACATGGCCATTACGGCACAAGGCTTCTTCGAAGACGGATTAGCTCTTGTTCCTATGGTTTTGAGCGGGAATAGCCTTGGTGCGTGGAATACAGTTTTGGGCAAAAAAGCGTGGCTTGAAACAGAATACCTTGATTTCCTTTATGTTAGTTCAACAGGCATGGTACCGGAAGATCCCAAGTCATTGGAAGCCGTCAATAAGGCTAGATTTGTAGTAGCACATGTACCCTACATGGTTAGTCCTCTGGTTAACATGGCGGACGTTTTGCTTCCCATGCCAGCCTGGTATGAGAGAAGCGGTCATTTCTGCACATTGGAGGGAGAACGCCGCCGAATGAACATGATTGTTCCCCCAAAAGAAGGGCTTCGTGGGCTTTCGAAGATTTTCCAGGATCTTGCGTCACGGATGGGCGTTTCTCTGGCAACTTCTTCTTCAGCATCGCCCTGTGAAAACGTATTTAAATCACATGTTTCACCTGATAAAGCCCAAGTGGTTTCTTCAGAGGAGGTGTAG
- the nuoF gene encoding NADH-quinone oxidoreductase subunit NuoF, whose amino-acid sequence MPIYRSHVLICGGTGCTSSGSHEVMDAFREELRNQKLDREVLIVPTGCHGMCEMGPIVVVYPEGTFYCRVKAEDVKEIVSEHLLKGRIVPRLLYTVSEEAPKVPHYKEIPFYGKQHRIALENCGYINPDNIEEYIVRHGYEALGKALTEMTREQVIEEVKTSGLRGRGGGGFPTGLKWSFCARAQGDKKYVICNADEGDPGAFMDRSILEGDPHCVIEGMMIGAYAIGADEGYIYCRAEYPLAIQRLKTAIEKAEAYGLLGKNIMGTDFSFIVHIKEGAGAFVCGEETALMASIEGQRGMPRPRPPFPANKGLWDKPSNINNVETWANIPYIILHGGDHYASMGTEKSKGTKVFALTGKVKHTGLVEVPMGITLREIIFDIGGGILNDKKFKAVQIGGPSGGCLTEEHLDLPVSYESLAEVGAIMGSGGMVVMDEENCMVDVAKFFLEFTQRESCGKCTPCREGTKQMLLLLNKISEGKGTMEDLDTLHDLAVMVKEMSLCGLGQTAPNPILTTLRYFRDEYVAHVKDKKCPAGVCSALIEYSIDQDLCKRCGLCARNCPVHCIPGDRASGYTIDTERCIRCGTCFEKCPFGAIIKG is encoded by the coding sequence ATGCCAATCTATCGTTCGCACGTTCTCATCTGCGGAGGAACAGGATGTACCTCTAGTGGATCTCATGAGGTGATGGACGCATTCCGTGAAGAACTTCGAAACCAGAAGCTTGACAGAGAGGTTCTCATCGTTCCTACAGGCTGCCATGGCATGTGTGAAATGGGTCCAATCGTGGTGGTCTATCCGGAAGGGACCTTTTACTGCCGGGTAAAGGCAGAAGACGTAAAAGAAATTGTAAGTGAACATCTTTTGAAAGGACGAATCGTTCCCAGACTTCTTTATACTGTTTCAGAAGAAGCCCCTAAAGTCCCCCATTATAAAGAGATTCCTTTCTATGGCAAACAGCATCGCATTGCTCTTGAAAATTGTGGTTATATCAACCCGGATAACATTGAGGAATATATTGTCCGCCATGGATACGAAGCATTGGGCAAGGCTTTGACTGAAATGACCCGGGAGCAGGTTATAGAAGAGGTTAAAACGTCGGGATTGAGAGGTCGCGGAGGCGGCGGATTTCCCACCGGACTGAAGTGGAGCTTCTGTGCCAGAGCCCAGGGGGATAAAAAATATGTCATCTGCAACGCTGACGAAGGCGACCCAGGTGCCTTTATGGATCGCTCCATTCTGGAAGGCGACCCCCACTGCGTCATTGAAGGAATGATGATAGGGGCCTATGCCATAGGTGCAGATGAAGGCTATATATACTGCCGTGCTGAATATCCTCTGGCCATCCAGCGCTTAAAGACTGCTATCGAGAAAGCTGAAGCCTATGGACTTCTTGGAAAGAATATTATGGGCACAGATTTCTCATTCATAGTGCATATCAAAGAAGGGGCAGGGGCTTTTGTCTGTGGTGAAGAGACAGCTCTCATGGCCTCTATCGAGGGGCAGCGCGGAATGCCTCGTCCCCGGCCGCCATTTCCGGCCAATAAAGGTTTGTGGGATAAACCCTCGAACATCAACAACGTGGAAACATGGGCAAACATTCCTTATATTATCCTTCATGGCGGCGATCATTATGCTTCAATGGGGACTGAAAAATCAAAGGGGACCAAGGTCTTTGCTCTGACCGGTAAGGTTAAACATACCGGACTTGTGGAAGTTCCCATGGGAATTACCCTAAGGGAGATAATCTTCGATATAGGCGGCGGAATTCTTAATGATAAGAAGTTCAAGGCCGTTCAAATTGGCGGGCCAAGTGGCGGATGTCTCACTGAAGAACATCTTGATCTTCCCGTAAGTTACGAATCCCTCGCAGAGGTTGGCGCCATTATGGGATCCGGCGGTATGGTCGTTATGGATGAAGAAAACTGCATGGTTGACGTTGCTAAATTCTTCCTTGAGTTTACTCAGCGTGAGTCTTGCGGAAAATGTACTCCTTGCCGGGAAGGAACGAAGCAGATGTTGTTGCTTCTCAATAAGATCTCTGAGGGAAAGGGTACGATGGAAGATCTCGACACCCTTCATGATCTGGCGGTTATGGTTAAGGAAATGTCTCTTTGCGGATTGGGACAGACTGCGCCTAACCCCATACTTACAACCCTGCGGTATTTCAGAGATGAATATGTGGCTCACGTAAAAGACAAGAAGTGTCCCGCAGGTGTCTGTTCCGCCCTAATCGAGTACTCCATCGACCAGGACCTTTGCAAGCGCTGTGGTCTGTGTGCCCGTAACTGCCCGGTACATTGTATCCCCGGGGACAGAGCTTCGGGATACACTATCGACACAGAGAGATGTATCCGTTGCGGCACGTGTTTTGAAAAGTGCCCCTTCGGAGCCATTATCAAAGGTTAG
- a CDS encoding (2Fe-2S) ferredoxin domain-containing protein, producing MAKITNLEELKKIRESSKDLTSARSEGKVVIIVGMGTCGIAAGAREIMTAIMDEIEKRKLNEVNVQTTGCIGMCQDEPLVDVIRDGKRITYGNVKPSDIPVIITEHVVNGHIVEKLAIGRAD from the coding sequence ATGGCTAAAATAACTAATCTGGAAGAACTGAAAAAAATTCGCGAGTCATCGAAGGATTTAACCTCTGCTCGTTCTGAGGGGAAAGTCGTTATTATTGTTGGAATGGGTACGTGCGGTATTGCTGCCGGTGCGCGAGAAATCATGACCGCTATTATGGATGAAATAGAAAAACGGAAACTCAATGAAGTAAATGTCCAAACGACTGGGTGCATTGGCATGTGCCAGGATGAACCTCTCGTAGATGTTATTCGTGACGGGAAACGTATCACCTACGGTAATGTGAAGCCCAGTGACATCCCTGTCATCATCACTGAGCACGTTGTCAATGGTCATATTGTTGAGAAACTGGCCATTGGCAGAGCCGACTAA
- the nuoE gene encoding NADH-quinone oxidoreductase subunit NuoE, which translates to MSQVELKKIQKTREIVAPWKGKKGGLIPILQEAQHEFGYLPPEVMETISKELKIPKAEIYGVATFYAQFHLKPRGRHVIRVCRGTACHVRGSLKILEKVKELTGVSENETTDDLRFTIEPVACLGACGLAPVMMVDSQTFGRLAPDMVAGVLAKFE; encoded by the coding sequence ATGTCACAAGTGGAGTTGAAAAAGATCCAGAAAACGCGGGAAATTGTGGCGCCCTGGAAGGGTAAGAAAGGTGGTCTTATTCCGATTCTCCAGGAAGCTCAGCATGAGTTCGGGTATCTTCCCCCAGAGGTGATGGAAACCATTTCCAAAGAACTTAAGATCCCGAAAGCTGAAATTTATGGGGTCGCGACTTTTTATGCTCAGTTCCATTTGAAACCACGAGGTAGACATGTAATTCGAGTTTGTAGAGGAACAGCCTGCCATGTTCGCGGAAGTCTCAAGATCCTTGAGAAAGTGAAAGAACTTACCGGCGTCAGTGAGAACGAGACGACTGATGATTTAAGGTTTACGATTGAGCCAGTCGCCTGCCTTGGCGCATGTGGACTAGCCCCAGTCATGATGGTGGACAGCCAGACCTTTGGACGTCTTGCTCCTGATATGGTGGCTGGAGTACTTGCAAAGTTTGAATAA
- a CDS encoding energy-coupling factor ABC transporter ATP-binding protein, whose protein sequence is MKAMYRLKNIKHFYSQRCVLQIPSLEIGQGEILGLLGANGSGKSTLLRILAFLETPTEGTVYFKKERVETVSVNYRRSVTLLLQNTYLLKRAVWENVAFGLKVRGVRGKELMKSMEEALYFVGLAPSQFARRKWYELSGGEAQRVALASRLAIKPEVLLLDEPTASVDRVSAELIKQGVRMCREKWGTTLVLVSHDVLWVKSLSDRHLILTEGELSTSSSSNNPFFMFE, encoded by the coding sequence ATGAAGGCTATGTATCGATTAAAAAACATAAAGCATTTTTATAGTCAGCGGTGTGTTCTCCAGATCCCTTCATTAGAAATAGGGCAGGGGGAAATATTGGGTCTTTTAGGAGCAAATGGCAGCGGCAAGAGTACTTTGCTTCGTATCCTTGCCTTCCTCGAAACACCAACGGAAGGAACGGTCTATTTTAAAAAAGAGCGTGTTGAAACCGTATCAGTGAACTATAGAAGATCTGTGACCCTTTTGCTTCAGAACACCTACCTTTTAAAACGAGCTGTTTGGGAAAATGTGGCCTTTGGTTTGAAAGTCCGAGGAGTAAGGGGCAAAGAGCTAATGAAAAGTATGGAAGAGGCACTATATTTTGTCGGCCTGGCCCCCAGTCAATTTGCAAGAAGAAAGTGGTATGAACTCTCTGGAGGAGAAGCCCAGCGAGTTGCTTTGGCCAGTCGTCTAGCTATAAAACCGGAAGTTTTGCTGCTTGATGAACCTACAGCCAGTGTCGACAGGGTAAGCGCTGAACTTATAAAGCAGGGTGTCAGAATGTGCCGCGAAAAGTGGGGAACCACCCTTGTCCTCGTCAGCCACGATGTCCTTTGGGTAAAAAGCCTGTCAGATCGCCATCTTATCCTCACAGAAGGTGAGCTTTCCACCTCATCCAGCAGTAATAATCCTTTCTTTATGTTCGAGTAG